The Gordonia mangrovi genome includes the window CCCAATCGCCGGTCAGAAACTGTGTTCGGGCCAGCCACGCCAAGGCCCACAGCGAGATGCGGGTGGAGCCACCGAGATTCGCCATCGACACAGCGGTCTCCAGATTGCTGCGGGCAGCGCCGACATCATCGAGGCCCAGCTGCAGCCAGCCGCGGCCCATGGTGGCGCGCTGCGCCTGTGCCCCGAATCGGATTCGGTCGGTGAGCTCGGCGTACTCGGTGGTCGCCTCGGCCGGACGCCCCGACCACGCCAGCCCCAACCCGCGAATGGCCGCAGCCTCGACCCCCGCTGGTGATTGACTGCCCGCCATGGCGATTGCCCGATCCGCCCAGTCGACGAGTTCATCTCCCTGACAGCGCACCAGGTTGTGCAGCACATAGCGCTGGGCGATGAGTGCAGCGATGTCGGGTTCGCGGTCGAAGTTCACGATGTCCCAAGCGCGATCGAGCCGGACCCGGGCTTCGGCGGCGCGTCCGCGCAGGATGGCAAGGTAGGCGAGAGTGGCGTTGCGTAAGGGTGTTTCGCGTAGGCTCTCCACGAGTGGGACCAACGCTGCGGCGCCGACGCAGTCGCCCGCGGCGAGCAGGGCGTCGACGGCGAGGGTGACACGGGTGTCGCGCAGCACCGGGTCGGAGGTGAGCCGGGCGGCCTGGCGGAACAACCCCGCTGCCTCGGCCCACGCACCGTCGGCGGATCGGCGGCGGGCCAGGTCATCCAGATCGTCGGCCAGATCGGGATCGGTGGTGGGGGTGGCAGACACCTGGTGATGCATCCGTCGTGCCGGATCGCTCACCAACCCGGCGGCGCGTCGGTGTGCGGCGCCGACGGCCTCCATCCCCATGATCTCGAGGACCGCCCCGCGGATGAGCGGATCGGCCGGTCGCGCTTGCGCATCGGCTGGAGTCAGCGCCGACCCGAGAGTGATCAGCCCGCTGTCGGCCGCTTCGTCGAGCGCGGCCAGTGGGGTATCGAGCCCGGCCAGTGCCACCGCGGTCGACAGTGGTTCGGCGTCATCGAGAATCATCATCGACTCCACCAACGCACGGGCGGGTGCCGAGCACTTGTGCAGTCGGGTCCGGACGTCGTCGATGACGTAACTCGGCGCCGGGAGGGTGACGCCGGTGCGCGACCATGTTCCGGCGGGCAGGTCGTCGAGCAGGGTCACCACGTGGCGTGGGTTCCCGCCGGTGTGGCCGGTGAGGTTCTCCAGCATCGCGGGGTGCAACACGATGCCACGCCGCGCGGCGACCTCGGCGACGGCCGGGGCGGTGATGCCGGCGAGGCGGAACTCGTCGACGAGCAGACCCGACGGCCGACGGCCGACCGGCGGAGTCATCGACATCACCACCAGTGTCGGACGATCGCGGTGCTCGCGGGTGACCGTGAGCAGCGTGTGCATCGACTCCTCGTCGACGAACTCGGCGTCGTCGATCGCGATCAGGGTGGGTGCGCCGGTCTCGCCGAGCAACCCGGCCAGCGCAGAGTCGCCACCGTCGGGAGACTGCGTGAGCTGACGCAGGACCGCGCCTGCGCACTGCTGATCCCAGTCCGAGGCCTGTGCCCACAGCGTGTGCCCGACACCCGCAGACTCGGTGTGCCGGTGAGTCAGATGGGTGAGAAACGTCGTCTTACCGATGCCGTGCTCGCCGAGGATCACCACGAACTCGGTGTGCCGAACGGCGGCGGCACGGGCGAGGATGGTCTCGATCTCTCGTTCCCGCCCGACGCAGGCGGCGACCACCATCATCGTCCCATCGTAGGTCCGTACCCCATCTCGGTGGTGCCGATCACCGTCAGCCCGCGTCACCGCCCGCGACCGGCAGTACGGTTCCGGTGATGTAGGAGGCTTCCTCGGACGCCAAGAAGCAGATCGCCGCAGCCTGCTCATCGAGCGTGCCGTATCGGTGCATCAACGACGAGGCAAGCGTCTGATCGATGTGCGCCTGGAACCAGTCCTGTTCGGTCGCCGTGACCGGTTCCGGTGTGCCGCGAGAGACCCGGCGCTCAGGCGCCTGGGTCCCACCCGGTGCGGTGGCGACCACGCGGATACCCGAATCGGCATACTCCATGGCCAGCGACGCGGTGATCGCGTTGATGCCGCCCTTCGCGGCGGAGTAGGGAATGCGATTGACGCCTCGTGTGGCCGCCGACGACACGTTCACGATGACGCCGTCGCCGCGTGCCACCATCGACGGCAGCACCGCCCGGCACGCGAACAGCGTCGTCATGAGCGAACGGTCGATCTCGGCGCGGATCTGGTCGTCGGTGAACTCGGTGAACGGCTTGAAGTTGATGGCACCGCCGACGTTGTTGATCAGCACGTCGACCCGGTCGAATGCCGCCAACGCCGCAGCCACTACCGATTCGGCGCCACCGAAGCCCTCGAGGTCGGCGATGGCCGGCACCGCAGCGGCGCCGGAGGCGGTCAGTTCGTCGGCCAGCTCCGTCACCAGGTCCGAACGATCGGCGAGGACGAGTGTGCCGCCCTCGGCACCGATCCGTCGCGCCGTCGCCGCGCCGATGCCCTGGGCGGCCCCGGTCACCACGACGACCTTGCCGGCGAACCGGCCCGGAGTGACGAAACGCGGGCGGCGGGCGGCCATCTCATCGGCCATCGCGCGCCGCATCGTCTGCTTGGACCGGTCGGCGTGCGCCGAGATCAGCGCGCGAGCGGCGTCGCGGTCGCCGGATTCGAAGGCGGCGACGATGTCGACGTGGTCCTGGGCGCACAGCGGATGACACCAGGTGGCGTTGCGCAGCACCTCACTCATGCGTCCTTTCACCCCGAGCGCCTGATAGGCGTCGAGGAGATGGGTGTTGCCGGTGAGGGTGAACAGATAGTCGTGGAAGTTCGCGTTGGTCTCGGTGTATTCGGCCGCGTCGACGAAGCGATCGCCCTCGACGAACGGCACAGTGGTCTCGGCCAGCAGTCGATATCCGGCGAGCTGCTGACTGGTCAGTCGTCCGAAGGTCAGCTCCAGCGCACCGAGTTCGAGCGCGGCCCGAGCTTCGAAGATGGCGTCGGATTCGTGGATCTCCGGATGCTCCTCGCCGATCTGATAGCCCTCCGGCGTGATGGTCGTGGCATCCGGGGCAACGGCAACGGGCGTATCGGCGGCCACAGTGGCTGCGGCCGAGGCCGGTTGGGGTGTTGCCAGTGGTTCGATGTCGCGGGGTGAGAACACATTCTGACCCGCGATGCCGCGCGCATCGGCCGGGAGGAGCCGACCGTCATCGGGATCGACAATCCGGTCGTTTCCGGTCGAGTGCCACATCTGCTGGCCGGCGATCCGGAATCGACCGTCGTCGTCGGTGAGGTCGGCCATCGGCCCTCGCCACGGGGAGATGTCGGCGACCGGCAGGGTGATCTGTCCGGCGATCGCGCGTGCATCGGCGGCAGGAACAACGCTGTCCTCGAGGACAACCGGCAGCGTGGCCACGGCGCTCGGGGGTGCCGTGTCGGCCACCGTGCTGCTCGTCGCCGGAACCGCGAGCGCGAACTTCTCGTAGTAGAACCCGGTCGGGTCGATGCCGGCATCTGAGACATGCGTGCGAACCGCCTCGACCATCGGCGGGGGCCCACACAGGTAGATCGCGACGTCCCCGTCGTACAGGTGCTCGGGTGCGATCAGACTCATCACGTAGCCCTTGTTGACCGCTGTGCTGTCGGGATCGGATACGCAATGATTCCAGGTGAATCCGGGCAACTCACGAGCGAAGTACTCGATCTCGTCGAGCGCGACCAGATCGGTGTCGGTGGACACCCCGTAGATCAGGTGGACCTTGCGGCGACTGTCGTCGTCGTGCAGCTTGCGCAACATCGACAGGATGGGCGCCAACCCGGTGCCGCCGGCCAACAGCAGCACCGGCCGGGCCGCCTCGCGCAGGAAGAACGAACCGTGCGGCCCGGTGAAGCTGATCGACTCACCGCGCGTGGCACGTTCGGTCAGATAGGTCGACATCGCGCCACCCGGCGTCAGCTTCACGAGAAAGACGAGTCGCTCCTCATGCGGCCCGTTGGCGAACGAGTAGGACCGGGTGAGCAGACCGCCGTCTCCGTCGTCGGTGCCGGGCACGGCAATGTTGACGTACTGGCCGGGCAGGAATGCCAGATCGCCCCGGTTGGCGATCTCGATCGCTAGTCGCATCGTCGACTCCGAGAGCCGTTCGAGTTCGACAACCGTACCGGTGAAAGTCGCGGCCTGGGTCTTGGCGATGTCGGAGGTCGCCGAGATCTGCAGCACCAGATCGGATGTGGGCTTCATGCAGCAGGGCAGCGCGTAGCCCGCGGCGGATTCGTCGGCCGACAGCGCGTCGTCGATATAGGTGCCGCCGTCGTAGTCGCCGGATTCGCAGAATGCCTTGCAGGTTCCGCATGCGCCGTCGCGACAGTCGAGCGGGATGTTGATGCGCTGGCGGTAGGAGGCGTCGGCGACGGTCTGGTCCTCGCGGCAGGTGATGAACCGGGTGACGCCGTCCTCGAAGGCGAGAGCCACCTGATGGGACGGGGCGTCG containing:
- the benC gene encoding benzoate 1,2-dioxygenase electron transfer component BenC, encoding MTVTTDRDTAAPAGTDAPSHQVALAFEDGVTRFITCREDQTVADASYRQRINIPLDCRDGACGTCKAFCESGDYDGGTYIDDALSADESAAGYALPCCMKPTSDLVLQISATSDIAKTQAATFTGTVVELERLSESTMRLAIEIANRGDLAFLPGQYVNIAVPGTDDGDGGLLTRSYSFANGPHEERLVFLVKLTPGGAMSTYLTERATRGESISFTGPHGSFFLREAARPVLLLAGGTGLAPILSMLRKLHDDDSRRKVHLIYGVSTDTDLVALDEIEYFARELPGFTWNHCVSDPDSTAVNKGYVMSLIAPEHLYDGDVAIYLCGPPPMVEAVRTHVSDAGIDPTGFYYEKFALAVPATSSTVADTAPPSAVATLPVVLEDSVVPAADARAIAGQITLPVADISPWRGPMADLTDDDGRFRIAGQQMWHSTGNDRIVDPDDGRLLPADARGIAGQNVFSPRDIEPLATPQPASAAATVAADTPVAVAPDATTITPEGYQIGEEHPEIHESDAIFEARAALELGALELTFGRLTSQQLAGYRLLAETTVPFVEGDRFVDAAEYTETNANFHDYLFTLTGNTHLLDAYQALGVKGRMSEVLRNATWCHPLCAQDHVDIVAAFESGDRDAARALISAHADRSKQTMRRAMADEMAARRPRFVTPGRFAGKVVVVTGAAQGIGAATARRIGAEGGTLVLADRSDLVTELADELTASGAAAVPAIADLEGFGGAESVVAAALAAFDRVDVLINNVGGAINFKPFTEFTDDQIRAEIDRSLMTTLFACRAVLPSMVARGDGVIVNVSSAATRGVNRIPYSAAKGGINAITASLAMEYADSGIRVVATAPGGTQAPERRVSRGTPEPVTATEQDWFQAHIDQTLASSLMHRYGTLDEQAAAICFLASEEASYITGTVLPVAGGDAG
- a CDS encoding helix-turn-helix transcriptional regulator, with translation MMVVAACVGREREIETILARAAAVRHTEFVVILGEHGIGKTTFLTHLTHRHTESAGVGHTLWAQASDWDQQCAGAVLRQLTQSPDGGDSALAGLLGETGAPTLIAIDDAEFVDEESMHTLLTVTREHRDRPTLVVMSMTPPVGRRPSGLLVDEFRLAGITAPAVAEVAARRGIVLHPAMLENLTGHTGGNPRHVVTLLDDLPAGTWSRTGVTLPAPSYVIDDVRTRLHKCSAPARALVESMMILDDAEPLSTAVALAGLDTPLAALDEAADSGLITLGSALTPADAQARPADPLIRGAVLEIMGMEAVGAAHRRAAGLVSDPARRMHHQVSATPTTDPDLADDLDDLARRRSADGAWAEAAGLFRQAARLTSDPVLRDTRVTLAVDALLAAGDCVGAAALVPLVESLRETPLRNATLAYLAILRGRAAEARVRLDRAWDIVNFDREPDIAALIAQRYVLHNLVRCQGDELVDWADRAIAMAGSQSPAGVEAAAIRGLGLAWSGRPAEATTEYAELTDRIRFGAQAQRATMGRGWLQLGLDDVGAARSNLETAVSMANLGGSTRISLWALAWLARTQFLTGDWDTALHNVEQGRALARTSGIELASPLLNWTATAIHSLRGDWQDAERSVQQAATHVGDYEIMRIPEMLARAQIAEASADYEKVRRTLEPLMTMAAEVPALAEPGWWPWVDVLANALVIGGQLDAADALLTPYEEIAAERGHRSASARLKYARGRHLGAVGDIQQAKRTFSEGLELLDGLPLRYDRARVNFAFGQTLRRAGKRRAADAVIGTARELFLSLGASTYVERCERELKAGGLNLSRNERGDVELTPQEEAVTTLVARGLSNREVAAELFISPKTVQYHLTRIYAKLGLRSRSELAASRRHSGAE